The genome window TTACTTTCAAACCCATTGTATCATTCTAATAGTGAttaatcaaacaataagaaCAAATATCATTAAATTTGATACCCGTTAATGATTTTCAAACCCATTTTCCAAACATCCCCTAAAACCTTTCCTTCAACCAACTCGAATAAAAAGTTGCTATCCTGTCAAGATAACAAAAATACACTTTTTATTCATCTTTGAATATAATGAACCTATAGTAACACGGCATCCTTTGCCCTCCTAAGGCAATGAAGGGAGCAAGAACTGGTCTTACATGACATCcttacagattttttttttttttttaataatcagTTGCTGATTAAGAAATCAAGTAGACTTGTACTACTAATATTTCAGTAACCAAATTAAGAtaccttttcattttcaattatTTAACTTTATCTTAATAATCAATCCAATCAGAATAGTATGCTGCTGGCATTAGTAAGATAATGGTGAAGTATTCCTTATCAACCAAACTTAATTATACAATCTGATTATTGCTAATCAAAATAGATAGAATAGTCCTATCCACCAATgcgtatcctttttttttttttttttttttacgaaatAGTTGATTTAATAGTAGTCCAGGTTGCAGAACCACCccaattgatgatttattcccTTTTTTTATGCTTTTTATTATTTGCCTGATAATGAGTAATTATTGtcattaaaaataattagtTGTCTAGGCTAAGCTAATGCTGGCATTGCCTACTAAAAAGGAACATAAGTCGGTTAATAATGTTCATCTAGCCAGTGTCGCCAAATAAACCAACCAggattggtttttttttttttttttttgtaatttttatttttctgatgaTCTCAGGACAcaagaatatcagcaatttattgGAATCACAGAAAGAATTGAGATATCCcaaaaattttgagaataaaATTTGATGAAGACAATAAAACCCTTCACTggataggttttttttttttttttttttcacttcaacAATTTAATTCAAGAACAAAATTcgagaaaaataggaaaagccTTTTACTAGATTAGTGTATCTTTTAACTCCAATATTTTACTACTCTGAAGTTTATGATGATTATGTTGTTGTTATCCCACTTTTTGTTTTtgacaaataaaactaaaatgttTTTCGGAATTTGCATAATTAATTGAGTGAAGAAAACTGAATGCGATTAAAGTGAATGGCTACAGCTCTAATATGCATAGGTATATCCACATTGAACACTTGTATCATTTTCTTTAATGCACATGAATAGAACTTTTTTATTTTCGTCTGAGATATGCTGAAAGTTTGGTATACAATTGACTACGGATTTTCATAGAATTGcaacctttttctttctttttgtttttttgggttttggaaAATAGGAGCAGAGTTGGCATCTTGATATTTCATTCctcttaaataaaaaaaaaaaatccacaagTTCTATGACGTCACAATTGACTGCAGCCTGTTGTTCTCTGTCATTATTGTTATTCATTAAAATAGGAAGTTTATTTAGACAAGTAATCAATTAGATAATGATAAAACCAACACCAATTCCCCCTTCCACGCCACCTTTGATTATACAATACAATTAGAGGGTCGTACATTTGATTATTTTCAATAGTTCGGAATCTTCTTGGTTCCTTGTATTGAATGACAAGAGATAAAACTATCACTAATAAAAGCTtggttagaaaaaaaaaggatgtcCAAGAATTTAAACTAACATGCATCTTTCCCTTTAGTTTAGCAGCcacgtttgataaaactgaagtctgaaatttgaaatctgaatttattaaattagtGAATTCTTaaatactaaatttgatacatttgagtgtatattacATTAAATGATAAGTGAACAACCTATCGCTTATTTTTTGGAGTGaattttgtctagaaaattcaaTGCCACTTAATGAATTCAAGTGTTCTAATTTTGATTATCAAATGCATCTGaacccattaaatttaagtgctgagTTAAATTATCAAACAAGGCCTAACAATTGTTACAATTTTAAGCaactaaaatttgtcaaaaaaattaGTAATGAAGATTCATGTACAATGACTAGATCCTAACCAAGAAGTTATGCTCAAGTGTTACAATTTACAATTGGTTTATGTCATTTTTATTTGTAAAGCTTACGATTGGTTTAAAGTTCCCTAGGAAATCTCTATACTCTTTTAAACAtgcattactttttttttttttttttgtcaacacagaAAATGTTCCAATTTTTACCAGACTAATCTTCCTACGCCGTGCACCCGTCCTCCAAAGATATAGGACGATAGGAGAGCCAGAGTCCATCACACGGTCTGGGACCTGACGAGGTTATCCCATAGCCAATCTGCGGCCGAGGGGCCTTAGAATATGCATTACTTGACTCTCTATTTCCCCGCTACTTTTCCATGCACACATTCAAGAAATGCATGCGTAGTTTACAATTTCTAAAGCCTAGTATCTGATCTAGTAGGTATGAAACCAATGACCGCAGGCAGTAGTCATTATTTTACTATGTGTGAAATCAAAGACTCGATGAAATTGCCATGCACCATGCCATCCCCCTGGATGGATGGCTGCGAGAGCATGCTGAGGTAGACTGAAAACTATTTTATTGTGAACAGGATTGACTTTGGATAAGGATCCACATTAAATCATCAAGATTTCTTCCGAAACTTAGAACATTCAAAGATCCATTCCAACTAGCTAGCTAGGTTACTTGGGTTCAGTAATTGATGGCGGGCTAGTTTTTTTTGGAACATGTCAAGTTATGGATTAGGAACTCTAGCAAGGAAGACAAACAGTAGTGGTTCAGTCACATTCTATCACTTTTTGTCCAATAGGAGTAATAATCAAGTTGTCACACTAGATAAAGAATTTACAAGTGCTGCACTTCTTTACgtttcccttctttttcctgCCTACTACTGCTAACTGAAAACtggcaaaaaaaaaacctatggTATAAAACTTGCAAGGATATTATAGTACTTCAGAAAACCAGAAAGAGCTAATGATTGTgaaactgtttttttttggatgttACTCCCTACATTTCTTGCATGGATTTAGTTGGACACGATGGATGTATAGCCGTCCTCTTAACAAAAAGAACCAAAAGCTCCCATTCCAACCAAACCTCTAAAACCAGATGGTCCATTTTCACCATAGACTCCAAATACCAAAATCAATAGATAAAAGCCCCTAACAATATAGGCCAGTTGCTGATGCATTTTTCGTCTGGTACAAATTTTTAATGCTCCCCATGACATAATATCAAACTGGCCAACTTCACCATAAATATTTATCCATGAGATCAGCTCCAAATTTATAAGTAGGGGCCCTTGGCCAAAAAATCTAAAATACACTTGACTGTGTCGCATTATTGCGTGAATTGCTCCCACGTCCTATATTAAATTAGACCTGTGCCAATCTGTCAATGTGACTATTCCCATATTAAAACCCAAACCTCTCAAAATTCCACTACCTTCCCCACTTGATACCGCACCGCACCTACTCTTCCCTTCCGGCAACACCACTTTTTCCTCTCCCATTTGGCCCATTTTCGTGTTTGTACGTGTATAAACAGATGTCATatttgtacccttttccgtgTAGATTCCGCTGCTAGAATCTCCAGCCTGCAGAAGCCAGAAAGCCTGTAGTAACTGTATCCTGTCGTAACTATTTTGTCCTGTAGCATAGTTTTTACTACTTAGGGATGGTTCAGAAGAATCCATTAGATCATGATCAGCAAGAGGATTCCACAAGCACCCCAGAGAATGTTGCTGATGACTCTGCCTTCTCTGGTGACGAAGCATATGAAGTTACAGCACCATCACCTAAAAAAaggttccctttttttttttttctcgaatGTTTCACATGTTTACAGTTTTTCTTGGGATTCTTCTCCGGAGGTGGAGgggtgggttttttttttttttttttttgcaagaaagACCGTTTCCATGAAGGATTTTAGAGCGAGCGTTGATGCTGTATTTTTTGCTGGAATGATAGGAAGGGCGCCCAGAAGAAGGTAATAACAGTGCCAATTGGAGAAGGGGATGGATCAAGAAGTAAAGGAGAGGTATACCCACCCCCTGATTCTTGGTCCTGGAGGAAGTATGGGCAGAAGCCAATTAAAGGGTCACCATATCCCAGGTATAGAATCCTCTCCTTTTATACTGTATACTACCCTTGATTTTTGCACTTTGCTTGAGCAAATCAAGAAAGCTATATGGTAGACAAATGCCTTGAGATTCTGCTTGTTTGTTCATGGGGATGCTGCAGCTAGCAATGGTAGCACATAATACATACATTAAATTTGGAATTAGACTTGAGATGCTTTGATTATAGGTGTTATAAAACAATATCCATTGAATAAAACTAGGCAAAATTGATCGAATTTTAGTATGGAGTTTTGGATAATCTTGTAGCTGCCGGCCGGGCATTTGTTGGAGTTGGAACGAAATAATCTTCTTGTCTAGTCTTCTAGTCTAGTATCAATGCTGGAAAAGATATACAAAGGCGGCTCGGAGTTGTGGACTAAAATATGTGCATTAATTAATGGACGTAGTGGTTGGAGTTGCCTTTACATCTCTTTGGTTTTCCACTCTCTTCAAGAAATGTGTGGCTAACACGCCCTTAAGAGTTAAGAGCTAGCAAGCAAATTCTGATGAGAATttgcaatttggatttggaagcaTTAGAGAGGGGGGCCTACTTTTGATTAGTGGGAGCCCACTCCAAACATTTAATTTCGCTTCTCTTGatttgtcttttctttgatgttttccatttttttcctttctggTTTTCTGGTTCCTGAAAAGTTATCCTGTCCAAGAAGATGAAAAGATTCATTATTATTGCATCATGTCATCAAAGATGACAGTTTCAAGTGCTATCTATCAAACATAGATGAAGCCAAGAAGTGTTCCAAAATCAGAACTTATTTACTCCAttagtgtgtgtgtatatatatatatatatatatatacaccacATGATTTTGGGACTGTCAAAAAAAATCAGCTCTAATTGCATCTTTATATAATGGTAGGTAAGGATTTGTCTTCGCACACGATCAATTTGGCAAAAatagttgtgtttggattgtattttccatgatttttcatgaaaaaattactgtagcgatttggaTGTATGTTAgtgaaaaaggtaatagggagaTGTGATCACAGAAAACAACGTAATTTTCTGACGAAAagttgcaatccaaacaaagtctaGTGAATGGCCATCTTTTCTgcactttctttttttgttgccCTAATGCAAAAGGGTCCCAACCTTTAGATAACGTTTATCTTTTGGAGATGTCATTTAGTATAAAATTTGAAGTGTGCATGTTTTGTAGTAGTATGGACAACGTTACTTGAATCTCcgttttggtgatttttttttatctttttatgtatatatattttgtcaTCATAATATTTGATGCAGAAAGAAAAAGTTGAGCTAATATTTTGCATGTGTTGCATGCCAGGGGATATTATCGGTGCAGTAGCTCTAAAGGCTGTCCCGCAAGAAAACAAGTAGAGAGGAGCTGCCTCGACCCCACCAAGCTCCTCGTCACCTACTCTTGCGAGCACAACCACCCCATCCCCACCACCACTTCTGCCGTTGCTGCCGCCGCCACGCCGAGTGCAACCACgacctccacctccacctccacgTCATCCGCCGCCACCGACAGCGCTCCCGTGAAATCTGCCGCGGAGGACGAATATGGGGTCTTCGCCAACCGGCCGGGATTGGAATCCGACGACAACAGCGGCAGCAGCTTCAACGAGCTCGCCGGAGAATTGGGTTGGTTCTCCAATGTGGGGTCCACCATGATGGACAGCCCCAGCTTAGTGGGCCCCGCATGGGTGGATGCTGACGTGGCACTCATGCTGCCCATTGGGGAGGAGGACCAGCTGTTGTTTGGCGATCTTGGGGAGCTCCCGGAATGTTCGGTGGTTTTCCGGCGGCGGGGACTGGAGGGGACTACGTGCTGCGCGGGTTCAGGATAAGAAGGGTGTACATTTTTTTCTCGTTGACTGATCCAACGGCGAATAACGCTGTTGACTATTGAGTATACAAATAATTGTAGGTGCACGTGTTGCGGCGTTGATTGCGAATTCCACCCCACAAGCCAACGGCTAACTTGCCGCTTCCCATTTCATGCTCCAAtcgcaaatttttattttcgtttaaaaaaaattatcaaaaaaaaggaaagaaaaagacaaaagggaaaaatgggAAATGGGAGTTTGTTTTACACCTTCATTGCAATTAATTTTGCCAAGTGGGCTCTctacatttatttatttatttttttttgggtacattATATCTCTACGGGAGGATGAGAATCTAAAGGGACGAAGGTATGGTCGAATCCTAGTTACCTTAAGATTATGGGAATTTTGAGGTGAAGAAGATGTTCTTTTGGATCTGTTGGACGAAATTCAGTCATGATCAATGACAAAATGTCAACCACCAATGGTGCTActgtcatttttttttagtgtatcATATTTAGTACTCGATCGTGAAGatgatacattttttttttatctttttctgaTCTAAAAATGTGCGTATTTTGATTGTGCAATTTCAGAGAAGTATAAAGATAAGGAATGAGTGATTTCTTTTACTACTCTTCTTGGATGGATGATTTCATCCTCCCTGGCTACTTTTGGAGTTTTTGTTGGATCAAGAGATTATTGGACTCTGGCTATGACACTCTATCAAGACTCAAAAGGGGCAGCAGAATAAGTTacatttcatgattttttttttttatcactaaTACTTACCTCAATGATTTCAATTAATGAACACAGGTTGGTTGGTTGGTTCCCCCCTTTTGTTCCTCAAGCCCAACTGCTGGTGCCTTGCggatttggggcagggacggtcatcagtatgaccgtccctgcacggttaaaattttgtgcggctgaaaattggccctcaaaattttgtgcggcTGAAATAACACCATGTAACTCGAAATTCGCGCCAAGTGTGGAGCCCACTActatctgttgtgaaaatacatcctgtgaaaaaaaagttacGCGCAGTTGAACCAATGTTACGCGCAGTTgaaatgagctaaaattggcagggacggttgcaggtgcaaccgtcCCTGCCCCGAGTCCGTGCCTTGCTGCCACAAATATCTACCTATAACACTTGAAAGTCTTGATGGCCAACAATATTTTGCTTGTCAGATTCTGAGTACAATTATTTGATGAGTCATAATGAGCTGGGATCAATAATTGTTCAAATatataaatcatataaaacctGATTCCCACATAATATTCCAATTATCGACCATGATCCACATGCCAGAGAGAGTTACCTCTCTCTGTGGGCAGTCACTTGCCAGGCTAAACAGCTTTACATACAAACCTAGTGGAGCTAGAGGCCAAATATCCAGGATTATGGCAGTCATGGAAATGTCATAATCCAGAACATTAACCCACAGTTGAGAGGCAATCGAAAGTAAGGaaggcgtttaaaaaaaaaaaaagccatcaATATGCAATTTTCACTAGACAACCATCCAGAGTTGAGGTTTCCAAAGCAATATTTCAGAAAATACTGAAGCAGGCTCTTCTCCATATTCTAGAAGGAAAGGACTAACCAAGTAACTATACCCATTCCTGATCCTACCAAGTaagaatttcatgaaaatactGCTTAAGCATTTCCATGTAACTGTCATCTTATATGATCCCAGACAAAGAGGACAATCAAATGAACAATATTGCTGGTTGAACGATGTAATGTACAAGACTTGTGCAGCAAGAGCCATTGTCGTTGAAGGTTTCCACGCAAGCTCTAGCCTGAACAGCATCCAAATCTCTTCCAAGAAGATCCCTCATCTTTGATATCGATTGTCTCGCCTTTAGCAGGAACAGATGAAGTAGCACCTTCATCACTGGCCTCGACTGCCTTCCTACTCACAATGTGGTATATTTGTGTCAGGACTTCAGCAAATGCATTTTCCACATTCGTTGCTTCCAGTGCAGATGTCTCCATGAAAAAGAGGCTCTCCCTCTCTGCTAAAGCTTTACCATCCTCAGTTGAAACTGCTACAAGATGCCGAAGATCGGATTTGTTGCCAATGAGCATAACTACAACATTAGGGTCAGTATGATCTCTCAATTCCCTCAGCCACCTCTCAACATTCTCAAAGGTAGAACGTCTAGTGACATCATACACAAGTAAAGCACCAACAGCTCCTCTGTAGTAGGCACTGGTAATGGCACGGTACCTGCAGCGGGCAAAGGAAGCATATGAATGCAGAAGTTAAATGCTTTACAATTTATATGTATGCAATTCCAACTACTTGTCATAATTCAGAAATGAATTACAGCTCAAGTACTTGATTCCAGCTGTAGTGCATGTGAGCTAAATACTCCTTTAACTTCGGCATTAAAAAAAGTTCACAAAAATTAGATTTAAACATGAAAGTTTGCAAGAAATAAGAACAAACAGAAAAAGTGATTAGAGGATGCTATAAAGAAATGCTAATATGattaaaattttcttggtggagaTATGGTCTAAACAAGAGTGCAGAGAAAGTATGCATGCTAAAAAAATTACACACAACATGCATGTAATATCTGTAAGGCAAAAGTCCAGGAGGCAAAAGTCCAGGAGCAAGGCACTTGAGACAACCCGTTGGAATGGAAACATACAAAGACCAACCTGTGACCTTCAAGctcataaaatcacaaaaaaacaACATTAGGCTTCTATCAAGGTGGTCCATGAAGGGTAATGCAGGCAAAGAAACAGttcaagaaaataaggaaaCTCAACGTGTTTTCTCAAGCAGATGAACACAACTTTAAATGTGACTAAACATTCTCGTCCATAAGTTTTAAGCTCCTTATCTAGAGAGCACTACACActttaataaactggaaaaGAATGAAACTCGATCTCATCATGGACCAGATGTCAGGATAAGATTTATATTCCATGGCCTAGGAAGCATATGATGCTGCCACTGAGAAGTTGCACTCTGAGGCATATAACCCAAACAAGATTCACTACTCCAACATTCACAATAAACTACTCTAGTTTAGATCTGGTGCAGATTTTAAACAAGTACATGATAACTCAAAACCTAACAATCATTAAATTACAGGAAAAAGGTATAAGCAAATAAATCAGCGCCCAAGGACATGCACACCAATGGTAAGACTACATATATCTCAATGTTTGCTCCTTTCAGCACCCTCATATTTCTCCACAATTTGTTCACAGAGAGCAAATTCAATTAAGCTTTTAGGCTAGCATATCGAATGAAAATGAGCTCCTTGGGGGAAAAAATTGCAGCATTCTAAAATGTTTTACTTCAGATAAGGGACTCCTCTTTAGCATTTTCGAGCAATTAATTACATAACTTTACCAATCACAGTGTTGTAATAGTTGCTTTCACATTAGAATGTTAAAGCACCTCAAACAATACCTCATGTGACGCCAAAGATTTGGAAATAGACAACGCCGGTTACATGAGACCTGAGTTATGTCCTTGTCAAACAAAATCAGGTATATGAGATAGCCATAACTTTCCTGTCTTGTTCACTAAATATTTATTCCTAACCAGACAAATATATAACCAGATACAATGCTTCCTCCTTATATATCCAGTCACAATCACTCTTAGCTTCCTCCTTATCAGAACCCCAGTATGCTTAACTTTCTACAAACTTGACTACCTCATGCTT of Coffea arabica cultivar ET-39 chromosome 5c, Coffea Arabica ET-39 HiFi, whole genome shotgun sequence contains these proteins:
- the LOC113691101 gene encoding probable WRKY transcription factor 69; translated protein: MVQKNPLDHDQQEDSTSTPENVADDSAFSGDEAYEVTAPSPKKRKGAQKKVITVPIGEGDGSRSKGEVYPPPDSWSWRKYGQKPIKGSPYPRGYYRCSSSKGCPARKQVERSCLDPTKLLVTYSCEHNHPIPTTTSAVAAAATPSATTTSTSTSTSSAATDSAPVKSAAEDEYGVFANRPGLESDDNSGSSFNELAGELGWFSNVGSTMMDSPSLVGPAWVDADVALMLPIGEEDQLLFGDLGELPECSVVFRRRGLEGTTCCAGSG
- the LOC113690853 gene encoding ras-related protein YPT3; its protein translation is MAGYRAEDEYDYLFKLVLIGDSGVGKSNLLSRFTRNEFNLESKSTIGVEFATRSLNVDSKVIKAQIWDTAGQERYRAITSAYYRGAVGALLVYDVTRRSTFENVERWLRELRDHTDPNVVVMLIGNKSDLRHLVAVSTEDGKALAERESLFFMETSALEATNVENAFAEVLTQIYHIVSRKAVEASDEGATSSVPAKGETIDIKDEGSSWKRFGCCSG